One genomic segment of Acinetobacter sp. C26M includes these proteins:
- the lepA gene encoding translation elongation factor 4 — MAQAKKSVDIKNIRNFSIIAHIDHGKSTLADRFIQMCGGLQDREMQAQVLDSMELERERGITIKAASVTLYYTHPNGQEYQLNFIDTPGHVDFSYEVSRSLAACEGALLVVDAAQGVEAQSVANCYTAIEQGLEVLPILNKIDLPQAEPERVIHEIEEIIGIEATDAPTCSAKTGLGVEGVLERLVDVIPAPEGDRDAPLQALIIDSWFDNYLGVVSLVRIKQGRIRKGDKMLVKSTGQTHPVTSVGVFNPKHTETDILEAGEVGFVIAGIKDIFGAPVGDTITLSNTPDVATLPGFKKVKPQVYAGLFPIDSSDFEPFREALQKLQINDSALFFEPESSDALGFGFRCGFLGMLHMEIVQERLEREYDLDLISSAPTVIYEALTKKGDIIYIDSPSKMPDGSTVEDLREPIAECHILVPQEYLGNVMTLCIERRGIQKDMKFLGNQVSITFEIPMAEVVMDFFDKLKSCSRGFASLDYNFVRFESSALVKVDVLINSEKVDALAMICHRQDARHRGIALVEKMKDLIPRQMYDVAIQAAIGAQIIARSTVKAMRKNVLAKCYGGDVSRKKKLLAKQKEGKKRMKQVGSVEIPQEAFLAVLKVDR, encoded by the coding sequence TCATATTGACCATGGTAAGTCGACTTTGGCTGACCGTTTCATTCAAATGTGTGGCGGTTTACAAGATCGTGAGATGCAAGCTCAAGTATTAGACTCTATGGAGCTTGAGCGTGAGCGTGGGATTACCATTAAAGCTGCCTCGGTAACGTTGTATTACACGCACCCAAATGGTCAAGAATACCAATTAAACTTCATTGATACCCCAGGACACGTCGACTTCTCTTATGAAGTTTCTCGTTCTTTGGCGGCATGTGAAGGTGCGTTGTTGGTGGTTGATGCTGCTCAAGGTGTTGAAGCACAGTCAGTTGCAAACTGTTATACCGCGATTGAGCAGGGCTTAGAAGTTTTACCAATCCTCAACAAGATTGATTTACCTCAAGCTGAGCCTGAGCGTGTAATCCACGAAATTGAAGAAATTATCGGGATTGAAGCGACAGATGCACCAACCTGTTCAGCAAAAACTGGCCTAGGTGTTGAAGGTGTTCTAGAGCGCTTGGTTGATGTGATTCCTGCGCCAGAAGGTGATCGTGATGCACCGTTACAAGCATTAATTATCGACTCATGGTTCGATAACTACCTTGGTGTTGTATCGCTTGTTCGTATTAAACAAGGTCGCATCCGCAAGGGCGACAAGATGTTGGTGAAATCAACGGGACAAACGCATCCTGTGACTTCTGTCGGTGTGTTCAATCCAAAGCATACCGAAACTGACATCCTTGAAGCAGGTGAAGTTGGCTTTGTAATTGCAGGGATTAAAGACATTTTTGGTGCGCCAGTCGGTGATACCATTACGCTTTCAAACACACCTGATGTTGCGACTTTACCGGGTTTTAAAAAGGTTAAACCACAAGTTTATGCAGGTCTGTTCCCGATTGATTCAAGTGACTTTGAACCATTCCGTGAAGCATTGCAAAAATTACAGATCAATGACTCTGCTTTATTCTTCGAACCTGAGAGTTCAGATGCTTTAGGCTTTGGTTTCCGTTGTGGCTTCTTGGGAATGCTGCACATGGAGATCGTACAAGAGCGTTTAGAGCGTGAATACGATCTTGATCTGATCAGCTCTGCACCGACTGTTATTTACGAAGCGTTAACCAAGAAAGGCGATATCATTTATATCGACAGCCCGTCAAAAATGCCAGATGGCTCGACGGTTGAAGATCTACGAGAACCGATTGCTGAATGTCATATCCTCGTGCCGCAAGAATATTTGGGTAACGTGATGACTTTGTGTATCGAGCGTCGTGGTATTCAAAAAGATATGAAATTCTTGGGTAATCAAGTTTCAATTACTTTTGAAATTCCAATGGCAGAAGTGGTCATGGATTTCTTTGATAAATTAAAATCATGCTCGCGTGGCTTTGCTTCACTTGATTATAACTTCGTTCGTTTCGAGAGTTCAGCTCTGGTTAAGGTTGATGTTTTAATTAATAGCGAAAAGGTTGATGCCTTAGCAATGATCTGCCACCGTCAAGATGCTCGCCATCGCGGTATTGCATTGGTTGAGAAAATGAAAGATCTCATTCCTCGTCAAATGTATGATGTTGCGATTCAAGCCGCGATTGGTGCGCAAATTATTGCGCGTTCTACTGTAAAAGCAATGCGCAAAAACGTATTGGCAAAATGTTATGGTGGTGACGTTTCGCGTAAGAAGAAACTTCTTGCGAAGCAGAAAGAAGGTAAGAAGCGCATGAAGCAAGTGGGAAGTGTTGAGATCCCGCAAGAAGCATTCTTAGCCGTATTGAAAGTTGATAGATAA
- the lepB gene encoding signal peptidase I, whose translation MDFDFNLILVPATLIFFLVWLLDKLVLKQRATRGRNQENFAITWAYDFWPVLAVVLVLRSFLYEPFNIPSDSMVPTLETGDFILVNKFDYGVRLPIVNSKVINVGEPKRGEVIVFRYPPQPTISYIKRVVGLPGDHIQFKDGELIINGQQIAKVATQFARAKDQQDTPTALYFKETLGEHQHLIRYLEGRNPLAEQFQFAQLRGAEALIPFVAKENDVFIQSNGKDWEVTVPKGQYFAMGDNRDQSADSRFWGFVPEANLTGRAFYVWMHKEPGFNLPSFNRNGKID comes from the coding sequence GTGGATTTTGATTTTAACTTGATTCTGGTACCAGCAACACTGATTTTCTTTTTGGTGTGGTTACTGGATAAGTTGGTATTGAAACAGCGTGCAACACGTGGGCGTAATCAGGAAAACTTTGCTATCACATGGGCATATGATTTCTGGCCAGTGTTAGCTGTTGTACTTGTACTACGTTCTTTCTTGTATGAGCCATTTAATATTCCGTCGGACTCTATGGTACCTACCTTAGAAACGGGTGATTTTATTCTGGTGAATAAATTTGATTATGGCGTGCGTTTACCGATTGTAAATTCAAAAGTAATTAATGTTGGCGAACCGAAACGTGGCGAAGTAATTGTATTCCGCTATCCACCACAACCAACGATTAGCTATATTAAACGTGTTGTTGGTTTACCAGGTGATCATATTCAATTTAAAGATGGTGAATTGATTATCAATGGTCAGCAGATTGCAAAAGTTGCAACACAGTTTGCTCGAGCTAAAGATCAGCAAGATACGCCTACAGCACTTTATTTTAAAGAAACTTTGGGTGAGCATCAGCATTTAATCCGTTACTTAGAAGGACGCAACCCACTTGCCGAGCAATTCCAGTTTGCACAGCTAAGAGGTGCTGAAGCATTGATTCCTTTTGTTGCCAAAGAGAATGATGTATTTATTCAGAGTAATGGTAAGGATTGGGAAGTAACAGTGCCTAAGGGACAATACTTCGCAATGGGTGATAACCGTGATCAAAGTGCAGATAGTCGTTTTTGGGGCTTTGTACCTGAAGCGAATCTAACAGGTCGTGCTTTTTATGTATGGATGCATAAAGAACCTGGTTTTAATCTTCCAAGTTTCAACCGAAATGGTAAGATTGACTAA
- a CDS encoding DUF4845 domain-containing protein, with amino-acid sequence MRKSQQGTSYIAILFGVVLFAVAVKAAIAIWPAYWDDKLINTQIEGLLKDSPANITPSKFESQMDQRFDMNGIRDLHFKDIAQVTYKDDLVVMKKYEIRKPFMLNISLVMTFEKTFDQKSAKQAQ; translated from the coding sequence ATGCGTAAATCTCAACAAGGGACTTCGTATATTGCAATTTTATTTGGGGTGGTTTTATTTGCAGTTGCTGTGAAAGCAGCAATTGCGATTTGGCCAGCGTACTGGGATGACAAACTGATTAATACTCAGATTGAGGGGCTATTAAAAGATAGTCCTGCAAATATTACACCGAGTAAGTTTGAATCTCAGATGGATCAACGTTTTGATATGAACGGGATTCGTGATCTACATTTTAAAGATATTGCGCAAGTGACTTATAAAGACGATCTTGTGGTGATGAAGAAGTATGAAATCCGTAAGCCTTTCATGCTGAATATCAGTTTAGTGATGACCTTTGAGAAGACTTTTGACCAAAAATCTGCAAAACAAGCTCAATGA
- the rnc gene encoding ribonuclease III produces MTKNLQNKLNDTRLQGRIGHQFKQFELLKLALTHRSVSHKHNYERLEFLGDALLGMIVANYLYNAYPLENEGRLTRMRATLVRQEALGKIANDLQLSRSLILSTGELKSGGHHRESILADTVEAIIGAIYLDSNDLNLLERIVLKWYEPYLDHIEPTDQLKDPKSRLQEYLQARKKPLPVYEVVDIQGDAPNQHFKVECDVAGLPKIIGEGSSRRFAEQTAAAEILKLLEQ; encoded by the coding sequence TTGACCAAAAATCTGCAAAACAAGCTCAATGATACACGGCTGCAAGGGCGAATAGGTCACCAGTTTAAACAGTTTGAATTGTTAAAACTGGCTTTGACCCATCGCTCGGTCAGCCATAAACATAATTATGAACGCCTAGAATTTCTAGGCGATGCATTATTAGGGATGATCGTTGCAAATTATTTATACAATGCCTATCCCCTGGAAAATGAAGGTCGCTTAACACGTATGCGTGCGACGTTGGTTCGACAGGAGGCATTGGGGAAAATTGCAAATGACTTGCAATTAAGTCGGTCATTAATTTTAAGCACAGGCGAGTTAAAATCTGGTGGACATCACCGTGAATCGATTTTGGCTGATACCGTTGAAGCAATCATTGGTGCTATTTATTTAGACAGTAATGATCTCAACTTGCTAGAGCGCATTGTGTTAAAATGGTATGAACCATATCTTGATCATATCGAACCGACAGATCAACTGAAAGACCCGAAATCACGTTTGCAAGAGTATTTACAAGCACGTAAAAAACCTCTCCCAGTTTACGAGGTTGTAGATATTCAGGGTGATGCCCCGAATCAACATTTCAAAGTGGAATGTGATGTAGCGGGATTGCCAAAAATTATAGGCGAGGGCTCAAGTCGTCGTTTTGCCGAACAAACGGCAGCGGCAGAGATTTTAAAATTATTGGAGCAATAA
- the era gene encoding GTPase Era encodes MSHSEENKPEATEQQDGNNVVDQFFSSQGTTIPSDFKSGFVAIVGRPNVGKSTLMNHILGQKLSITSRKPQTTRHKIVGIDSREKSQAVFVDTPGMHKKEVRAINKMMNRAAHSALRDVNLVLFVVDAQKWTQNDELVLEKLKNADMPVILVINKLDTFENKNEALPLIRERAKLMNFAEIVPVSALRGANLDHLRDTIEKYLPYQPPLYSLDQITDRSERFLASEIIREKIMRQLGEELPYDLTVQIESFKTEEATVNEKTGRLKPPCTYIDATIFVERQGQKAIVIGDKGAKLKSIGMDARADMEKMFEQKIMLTLWVKVKGGWSDDERALKSLGYSDI; translated from the coding sequence ATGTCTCATTCAGAAGAAAATAAGCCAGAAGCAACTGAACAGCAAGATGGCAATAATGTAGTTGATCAATTTTTTAGTTCTCAAGGAACCACAATTCCTTCAGATTTCAAAAGCGGTTTTGTTGCAATCGTTGGCCGTCCAAACGTGGGCAAGTCAACTTTGATGAACCACATCTTGGGTCAAAAACTATCGATTACTTCACGTAAGCCACAAACCACACGTCATAAGATCGTGGGGATTGATTCACGTGAGAAATCGCAGGCTGTATTCGTAGATACCCCTGGGATGCATAAAAAAGAAGTACGCGCCATCAATAAGATGATGAACCGTGCTGCACATTCAGCATTGCGTGATGTGAATCTAGTTTTATTTGTGGTTGATGCACAAAAGTGGACTCAAAACGATGAATTGGTTTTGGAAAAACTTAAAAATGCAGATATGCCTGTGATCCTAGTGATCAATAAACTAGATACTTTTGAAAATAAAAATGAAGCTTTACCGCTGATTCGAGAGCGTGCCAAGTTAATGAATTTTGCTGAAATTGTTCCAGTTTCAGCATTGCGCGGTGCAAACCTAGATCATTTGCGTGACACGATTGAAAAATATCTGCCGTATCAACCACCTTTATATTCATTAGATCAGATAACCGATCGTTCTGAGCGTTTCCTTGCGAGTGAAATCATTCGTGAGAAAATCATGCGTCAGTTGGGTGAAGAGCTTCCGTATGATTTAACTGTTCAGATTGAATCATTTAAAACAGAAGAAGCAACTGTAAATGAAAAAACAGGTCGCTTAAAGCCACCATGTACTTATATTGATGCAACGATTTTTGTGGAGCGCCAAGGTCAAAAGGCGATTGTGATTGGTGACAAAGGTGCGAAGCTGAAAAGTATTGGTATGGATGCACGTGCAGACATGGAAAAAATGTTTGAGCAAAAAATCATGCTAACACTTTGGGTGAAAGTCAAAGGTGGTTGGTCTGATGATGAGCGTGCATTGAAAAGCTTGGGTTATAGCGATATTTAA
- a CDS encoding NF038104 family lipoprotein: MKTTIRVLAIVTCVFMLQGCIHKLVTVPVKVAYKTTKGVVKGTAAVVGAVIPDGDDDEKDEKKKD, encoded by the coding sequence ATGAAAACAACAATCCGTGTACTCGCAATTGTGACGTGTGTTTTTATGTTGCAGGGCTGTATTCATAAGCTTGTGACTGTACCTGTGAAAGTTGCTTATAAGACCACCAAAGGTGTTGTTAAAGGAACGGCTGCGGTTGTTGGTGCAGTCATTCCTGATGGCGATGATGATGAAAAGGATGAGAAAAAGAAGGACTAG
- a CDS encoding DNA repair protein RecO C-terminal domain-containing protein, with product MMRNEVLHGYLIHHRKYREKSHIVHLYTQEYGRVDGILRQIPPPQYQPIRLQATGKSELKNFTKLEILNQPVFFHGDAFFAGFYLNEILLRLCPLEEAMPQTFEQYQLILLQLQQLASHEQAALFLRQILRQFEHALLQELGYAIDFSIDANQQEVQALQHYLFQLNDGFLPVTQASRSTLSGTLIGSMKGYEDGQDFSPEQLQLLGKLYRQMISSLLGDRPLKSRQLWIQNTQT from the coding sequence ATGATGCGTAATGAAGTCCTACATGGCTATTTGATTCATCATCGTAAATATCGCGAGAAAAGCCATATTGTGCATTTATATACACAAGAATATGGTCGAGTGGATGGGATTCTAAGACAAATCCCACCACCTCAATATCAGCCAATTCGTCTACAAGCGACAGGCAAATCAGAACTTAAAAATTTCACTAAACTCGAAATTCTGAATCAACCTGTGTTTTTTCATGGGGATGCTTTTTTTGCTGGCTTTTATTTAAATGAAATTCTATTGCGCTTATGTCCATTAGAAGAAGCCATGCCGCAAACCTTTGAACAATATCAATTGATATTATTACAATTGCAACAACTCGCCTCACATGAGCAAGCGGCATTATTTCTGAGACAAATTTTACGTCAATTTGAACATGCTTTACTGCAAGAGCTGGGTTATGCAATTGACTTTTCAATTGACGCTAATCAACAAGAAGTTCAAGCACTTCAGCATTATTTGTTTCAGCTGAATGATGGTTTTTTACCAGTCACGCAAGCCTCACGTTCAACTCTTTCAGGCACGTTAATTGGCTCAATGAAAGGTTATGAAGATGGACAGGATTTTTCTCCCGAACAGTTGCAATTATTAGGTAAACTATACCGTCAAATGATTAGCTCTTTGCTGGGTGATCGACCGCTGAAAAGCCGTCAACTCTGGATTCAAAATACGCAAACTTGA
- the pdxJ gene encoding pyridoxine 5'-phosphate synthase, whose translation MAAILGVNIDHVATLRQARGTTYPDPVQAALVCEQAGAEGITLHLREDRRHIQDDDVRRMRPLLKTRMNLELAVTDEMVAFAKEVQPQHVCFVPERRQEVTTEGGLDVVGHFEKVKAATEALKAIGSDVSLFIDADLAQIDAAVACGAPTIEIHTGAYADAETDAQQQAELARIIKGAEYAAAKGLVVNAGHGLNLDNVAAIAAIPQIHELNIGHSIIADSVFVGLAQAVTDMKAAIQAAAR comes from the coding sequence ATGGCTGCAATCTTAGGTGTAAACATTGATCATGTTGCAACGTTAAGACAAGCACGTGGTACAACTTACCCTGATCCAGTTCAGGCTGCTTTGGTCTGTGAACAAGCGGGTGCAGAGGGGATTACTTTGCATTTGCGTGAAGATCGCCGCCATATACAAGATGATGATGTGCGTCGTATGCGTCCATTGTTGAAAACACGAATGAATTTGGAATTGGCGGTAACTGATGAAATGGTTGCGTTTGCTAAAGAGGTTCAACCTCAGCATGTTTGTTTTGTACCTGAGCGTCGTCAAGAAGTGACCACGGAAGGTGGATTGGATGTGGTTGGGCATTTTGAAAAAGTCAAAGCTGCTACTGAAGCGCTGAAAGCAATTGGCAGTGATGTATCTCTGTTTATTGATGCAGATTTAGCCCAAATTGATGCAGCGGTGGCGTGTGGTGCACCAACGATTGAGATTCATACAGGTGCATATGCTGATGCTGAAACTGATGCGCAACAGCAAGCTGAATTAGCCCGTATTATCAAAGGTGCTGAATATGCCGCGGCAAAAGGTTTGGTTGTGAACGCTGGGCATGGTTTGAATCTAGATAATGTTGCAGCGATTGCAGCAATTCCACAAATTCATGAATTAAACATCGGGCATTCAATTATTGCCGATAGCGTATTCGTGGGTTTGGCTCAAGCAGTAACAGATATGAAAGCAGCAATTCAGGCTGCTGCGAGATAA
- a CDS encoding tRNA-(ms[2]io[6]A)-hydroxylase: MSSVNYDELMQPVIEFLGCTTPQAWLDEAINNLDILMQDHANCEKKAASTAMNLMFRYSFFTDLQVKLAQLVREEMLHYEQVLEFMNKRGQEWKGLSAGRYAGGLRKEIRTYEPEALIDVMIIGAFVEARSCERFYALAPIVDDELGRYYRYLLKSESRHFEDYLALALDVAKTAKLKDPEETIQQRIEHIREVEKNLILSPDDTFRFHSGVPAKVTA; encoded by the coding sequence ATGAGTAGCGTAAATTATGATGAGTTAATGCAACCTGTAATCGAGTTTTTAGGTTGTACGACTCCTCAGGCATGGTTGGATGAAGCTATTAATAATCTGGACATCTTAATGCAAGATCATGCCAACTGTGAGAAAAAAGCGGCGAGTACCGCCATGAACTTAATGTTTCGCTATAGTTTCTTTACGGACCTACAAGTGAAATTGGCGCAATTGGTACGTGAAGAAATGCTGCATTATGAGCAGGTTTTGGAGTTCATGAACAAACGCGGCCAAGAGTGGAAGGGTTTGAGTGCAGGGCGCTATGCAGGTGGATTACGTAAAGAAATCCGTACCTATGAGCCTGAGGCTCTGATTGATGTGATGATTATTGGTGCATTTGTCGAAGCACGCTCGTGTGAACGTTTTTATGCGCTAGCACCGATTGTAGACGATGAGCTGGGGCGTTACTACCGCTACTTGCTTAAGTCTGAATCTCGTCATTTTGAGGACTATCTGGCTTTAGCGTTGGATGTTGCAAAAACAGCGAAACTCAAAGATCCAGAAGAAACTATCCAGCAACGCATTGAGCATATTCGTGAAGTGGAAAAAAATCTGATCTTAAGTCCAGATGATACGTTTCGCTTTCATAGTGGTGTGCCAGCAAAAGTTACTGCGTAA
- a CDS encoding multifunctional CCA addition/repair protein, whose product MQVYLVGGAVRDHLLGHPYHEKDYVVVGATPEQLLAEGYQPVGKDFPVFLHPKTKEEYALARTERKSGVGYHGFQFFTDTTVKLEEDLIRRDLTINAMAMDDAGTVYDPYGGQQDLDQKILRHVSDAFTEDPLRVLRVARFAARYASYGFKIADETLQLMQKIAQSGELDALTPERVWKETSRALLEDHADVYFETLKECDALKILFPEIDALFGVPQRPEYHPEIDCGIHTLMALKQACLAKYALDVRFAVLVHDLGKALTPVDELPRHIMHEERGIKPVTDLCDRLKVPTHLKSLALIVCKEHLKCHQVKNLKPGTLWRLLQRLDVLRRPEKVQAFVQACECDAKGRLGLEQRPYPQAQFMLDAMQIVRNIRAQDLPEHVTGPEIGEMLIQYRIEALAKFKDLHNN is encoded by the coding sequence ATGCAAGTTTATTTAGTAGGCGGTGCAGTTCGAGATCATTTACTCGGCCATCCCTATCACGAAAAAGATTATGTGGTGGTTGGAGCAACGCCCGAGCAACTATTGGCTGAAGGTTATCAACCTGTTGGTAAAGATTTTCCTGTATTTTTACATCCAAAAACAAAAGAAGAGTACGCACTTGCTCGTACAGAGCGTAAATCTGGTGTCGGTTATCACGGTTTTCAATTTTTTACCGATACCACAGTGAAATTAGAAGAAGATCTGATTCGTCGTGATTTAACCATTAATGCAATGGCGATGGATGATGCAGGTACTGTTTATGACCCCTATGGTGGGCAACAAGATTTAGATCAAAAAATTCTACGCCATGTATCTGATGCATTTACCGAAGACCCTCTACGCGTACTCCGTGTAGCTCGTTTTGCAGCTCGTTATGCAAGCTACGGCTTTAAAATAGCAGATGAAACACTACAATTAATGCAAAAAATTGCCCAATCAGGTGAGCTTGATGCATTAACTCCTGAACGCGTCTGGAAAGAGACCTCTCGTGCATTGCTAGAAGATCATGCAGATGTTTACTTTGAAACACTTAAAGAATGTGATGCCTTAAAAATCTTATTTCCTGAGATTGATGCGCTATTTGGTGTCCCACAACGCCCTGAATATCATCCTGAGATTGATTGTGGTATTCACACCCTCATGGCACTCAAACAAGCCTGTTTAGCTAAATATGCGCTTGATGTGCGTTTTGCTGTGCTTGTGCATGATCTTGGCAAGGCACTCACCCCTGTAGATGAACTGCCACGCCATATCATGCATGAAGAACGTGGTATAAAGCCTGTGACAGATCTCTGTGATCGTTTAAAAGTACCTACACATTTAAAAAGTCTGGCATTGATCGTTTGCAAAGAGCATTTAAAATGCCATCAAGTGAAAAATCTAAAACCTGGCACTCTATGGCGCCTTTTGCAACGCTTAGATGTACTTCGCCGTCCAGAAAAGGTACAAGCCTTTGTACAAGCTTGTGAGTGTGATGCTAAAGGTCGTTTAGGCTTAGAGCAACGCCCATATCCACAAGCACAATTCATGTTAGATGCAATGCAAATTGTCAGAAATATTCGTGCACAGGATTTACCTGAACATGTGACTGGTCCTGAAATTGGTGAAATGCTGATTCAGTATCGAATTGAGGCACTTGCTAAATTTAAGGATCTGCACAATAACTGA